The following is a genomic window from Trueperaceae bacterium.
ATCCTCACCGCGTCCACGCCCCAGCCGGACTGCACGGCCACGTACTGGGTACCGTCGACCTCGTACGACACCGGCACACCGATGACGCCGGAGTTCGTGCGCTGCTGCCAGAGCACCTCTCCCGTTTCCGCGTCGAACGCGCGGAACATCCGGTCGTTGGTGCCGCCGGTGAAGACCAGTCCCCCACCGGTTGCCAGCACCGGCCCCCACGTGTGCGATCCCTCGAACTCGTGCGTCCAGACCTGTTCGCCCGTGTTCACGTTCCAGGCCTGGAGCTCGCCGACGTGGTCGGCGCCCTCGCGCACGTAGAACTCGCTGCGGGCACCGAAGTAGGTGAGACCCGCAACGTACTGCTCCTCTACCCCGACGAGCCGACTGCAGAGGTTCTCGTTGGCAGGGATGTAGACATACTCGGTCTGCGGACTGTAGGCGATCGGCGGCCAATCCTTGCCTCCCCAGGTCGAGGGGCAGAAGGAGGCCTGCTCGCCGACACCGGCCTTGTGCTCGGGGTCGTACTCGGGGCGGCCCGTTTCCGGATCTATCGACTCGAACACGTTCTGGAACACGTACTCGCGAGCATCCACGAAGGAGATCCCGTCTTCGCTTCGCTCGAGGAACCAGAGGTAGCCGTCGCGGGCTGCATGGACGAGTCCCTTTATCGTCTCGCCGTCGCGCTCGAACTCGACCGCGATCGGTGAGGCCACCTCATCCCAGTCCCAGGAGCCGTTCCAGTGGTACTGGAAATGACCCTCGATCTCGCCCGTGTCGGCGTCCATCGCCACGACCGAAGCCGTGTAGAGGTTGTCGCCGGGACGGGACTCGCCGATCCATGGCGCGGCATTGCCGGTCCCCCAGTAGGTGAGGTTCAGCTCGGGGTCGAATATCCCGGTGATCCAGATCGGGGCGCCGCCATGTTGCCAGGTGTCCCCAGGCCAGGTGTCGTTCCCCTCCTCGCCCTCGCCGGGTATGGTGTAGGTCTTCCACACGCTCTCACCGGTCTCGGCATCGAAAGCCTGTACGAAACCTCGGACGCCGAGTTCACCTCCGGAGACGCCGACCATCACCTTGCCGTTGGCGACCAGCGGCGCGAGCGTCATGTAGTAGCCCTTCCGGTGATCCTCCACCTGCTTCTCCCAGACGACCTCGCCCGTGCGGGCGTCGAGCGCAACCAGGTAGGTGTCGAGAGTGGCCAGGTAGACCTTGTCCCCGTAGAGCCCGACCCCGCGACTCGTGGGGTGGAGCTGGAACAGGTCGTGAGGCAGATCCCGCTCGTACTCCCAGAGCTTGTCCCCGGTGGCGGCGTCGAGGGCGATCACCTGGTTCTCCGGAGTGCTCACGAACATCACGCCGTCGTTGACGATCGGCGGGGCTTCGTGCCCTTCGATCACCCCAGTTGAGTAGGTCCAGGCGGGCACGAGGTTCGAGACGTTCTGACGGTTGATCTGGTCGAGTGGGCTGTAGCCCCAACCGTTGTAGGTGCGGCGGTAGTGGAGCCAGTTCGCTGGTTCAGGTTCGAGCAGTCGTTCGTCGGTCACCGCCGTGTAGTCATCGATCGTCCTCGCCGGCTGGGTGTCCTGGCCTCCCTCAGGCGGACCCTCTTCTCCGCCCTGGTCCTGCTGTTCCTGGCCGCCCTGGTCCTGCTGTTCCTGGGCACCCTCGGGCGACTGCTGGTCCTGCTGCTCCGACTGGGTCTGTTCGCCTCGTTGGTCCTGCTGCTGCGCGGGCCCCTCCTGCTGAGCTACGCCGAACGCCAACACGGCCGCGATCGCCAGGCAGTGCATCAGCCTTTCGAACATCGTTCTCCCCCGATCCTTGTCGCTGCGCCTGCTCCGGCTCACTGGTTCTGCTGTCTACCCTGGCCGGAATCTCCCTCCTGGTCGCCTTCGGGCGGACCCTCCTGCTGCCCGCCTCCCGATTGCACTCCCGGCTGGCCACTGGGTGCGGGCAGCTGCACCGACGCCAGGTCAGCCTCCGAGGGCTGCAGCTCCTGCCCTCCCGGTGTGAAGCCGTACTGCTGCAGCAGGAAGGCGATGAGGTCCACGTATGTCTGGTGTCCCAGAGTGCCCGGGCGATCCTGCGGCATGCGGCTGCTCACGAAGTCGAACAGCTCCTGCACGGACCGACCCTGCCAATGGTCCAGGAACTCCTCCCCGGCGACGGCGGGGTACGAAGCCCGACCCAGCAGGTCGTTCCCGTGGCAGACGGCGCAGTGGTCGAAGTACTCCTGGCCCCCCTGACGAGCCTGGGCCTGGGTGAAACCGATCTGCTGTGGCTGGTCCTGTCGCCGGCCCTCTGATCGGTTCTGGGGCTGCCCCGGGCGATCCGACTGCTGTTCTGTTCGCGGTTGCCCCTGTTGGCTCTGCTGTTGGCCCATCGCTGGTTGGCTCTGCCGCGGGGCCTGTTGTTGGCCGGCCGGTTGTTGGTCGGTTTGGCCACCCTGCTGGCCCTCCCCACCCTGCGGCTCCGATCGGCCCCGGCCCGCCTGCTGCACGTCGATCGTGAACGTCAGCGGAACCGAATCGGCCGGAACGGTTATCTCGATCCGCAGCTGATCGCCCGTCTGCTGCGCGGTTACCTGGGCCTGCTGGGAGGAAGTCTGCTGCGGCTGGCCCGACTGCTGTGTGGTCGGTTGACTCAGTTGCTGACTCGGCTGTTGTGCTTGTTGTTGGCCTTGCTGCTGAGCTTGCTGCTGAGCCGGCTGCCGTGCTTGCTGCTGAGCCGGCTGCTGTCCCTGCTGGGCTTGGCCCCCGCCACGCACCTGAGCCACCTGTTGCGCCGACACCTGCCCGAAGCCGTTGCCCCAACTGTTCATCTCGTGCGTGGCGACGGCGGCGATCTGCTCGTCGGAGAGCATCCCGGCGAACGCCGGCATGCCGCCGCCGCCGTTCAGGATCTGACTGATCACGGCCTGCGGATCCTGCAAGGTGGAGTTCCCGGCGAGGGCGGGGCCCACTCCGCCACCACCCTGAGGACCGTGGCAAGAGGCGCACTGCTGGGAGTAGATCTGGCCTCCCTGAGCGGATTGGCCTCCTTGAGCGGACTGAGCGCCCCCTGCCGCCTGGCTCTGACCAGACGACTGCTGCTGCCCGGCGCCAGACTGCTGCTGTCCCTGGGACTGGCCCCCCTGGGCCTGTTGGTCCTGAGCTCCTCCGCTCTGCGACTGCTCGCCTCGCTGCTGGCCCTGTTGCTGATCCTGTTGCTGTGCCTGCCCGCCCCCGCGAACTTCGCTCACCTGCTGAGATGTGACCTGCCCGAAACTGTTGCCCCAACTGTTCATCTCGTGCGTAGCGATAGTAGCCACCTCTTCGTCGGATAGCTGATCGGCGAAGGCCGGCATGCCGTTCCCGCCCTGCAATATCTGGGTGATCACGGCCTGGGCGTTCTGCATGAACTGGTTGCCGGCGAGTGCCGGTCCCACGCCCCCTTCTCCCTGGGCACCGTGGCACACGGCGCAGTGTTGGGAGTAGAGCATCTGGCCCTGCTGCGTCGACGGCCCTGCTTGGCCGCCTCCAGCCGCCTGGCCCTGGCCGGACTGTTCCTGGCCCGCCTGCTGCTGACCTTGCTGAGGTTGCTGCTGGCCCGCCTGATCCTGGCCCGCCTGATCCTGGCCCGCCTGGCCCTGGCCCGCCTGGCCCTGGCCCGCCTGTTCCTGGCCCGCCTGTTCCTGGCCCGCCTGGCCTTGGCCTGATTGCCCCTGGCCCCCTTGGCCTTGGCCTGATGGCCCTTGGCCCGCCTGCTGAGCTTGCTGAGACTGCTCCTGGCCCAGCCGAGCCTGCTGGTCACCGCCGATCGGTTCGAGAACGATCTCCACCGTCTCCCGAGCTCCCCCGGCCAGCTCCACCTCGACATGGCGGGCGGCGCGGCCCTCGGCGGTGGCGACGATGACGTATCTCCCTGGTTCCAGGCCGCTCAGCACTTCGCTCCCGCTCAGATCGAGCATCGAGACGAAACCTCCGGGCCCGCTGACGCTCACGAGCGCCTGTGACGGCTCGGTCCGTATCTCCAACGAAGCGCCTTCGTTCGGGCTGTCCTGTACCAGAGCCATGCCCATGAAGGCGGCGACGACGATCGTCAAGATCCCTCGCCTCATGTCGGTCCCCCCAAGATGCTCGACCGGATCGAGCCACTGCGCGGCGGATTCCGCTACCTGCGTCCACCGTGCTTCCGCACCACCGCATCGACAATGAGCCAGTGCACGTTCGTGCGATGCGTTACCATCCGCGGGCCGCAACGGTGACCGTTACGCCTCAGGTTCGACGGTCAGCACTCAAGGGGATGCGGTCCGCGCGGCCGTGCCCTCCTCTCCTTGCCACCTGGGCGAAGTACCGCCTTTGCCCGCTGCCCCGATGCTGAAGGTGACGTTGCCTGAGCCGGAGAGGGTGCCGCTACCGCCCAGGAAGATGCCTATGCTGGGGCCGCCGGCGGCCCCGCCGCCGGCGCCGCCCGAGCCACCGTTGCCTCCTCTGCCTCCATCTCCACCGATCGCAACGGTTCCGTTGCAACAGTCGCCACCCGCCCCGCCATCGCCACCGATGCCGCCGGACCCCCCTGCGCCACCGTCGCCGCCGTCGCCGCCATTGCCGGTGGTTATCGACGTTGGGCCCGCGATGACGACCGAGGAGTCCCAGATGTAGATCCCGAACGAACCGCCGCCTGCCTTTCCGCCCTGGCCACCGGACCCGCCCGCGCCACTGGCTCCGCCACCACCTCCGCCGTTCCCGGTGGCGCCGCAGCCGCTGTAATCGCCGTGGCCGCCTCCTCCGCCGCCACCTCCTCCGCCACTGCCATCCGTTCCACCCGTACCTGGCTCTCCGTCATCCCCCTGCCACTCGGTTGACGCGTAGTCGAAAACGTTCAGACCTCCGCCCC
Proteins encoded in this region:
- a CDS encoding cytochrome c, producing the protein MRRGILTIVVAAFMGMALVQDSPNEGASLEIRTEPSQALVSVSGPGGFVSMLDLSGSEVLSGLEPGRYVIVATAEGRAARHVEVELAGGARETVEIVLEPIGGDQQARLGQEQSQQAQQAGQGPSGQGQGGQGQSGQGQAGQEQAGQEQAGQGQAGQGQAGQDQAGQDQAGQQQPQQGQQQAGQEQSGQGQAAGGGQAGPSTQQGQMLYSQHCAVCHGAQGEGGVGPALAGNQFMQNAQAVITQILQGGNGMPAFADQLSDEEVATIATHEMNSWGNSFGQVTSQQVSEVRGGGQAQQQDQQQGQQRGEQSQSGGAQDQQAQGGQSQGQQQSGAGQQQSSGQSQAAGGAQSAQGGQSAQGGQIYSQQCASCHGPQGGGGVGPALAGNSTLQDPQAVISQILNGGGGMPAFAGMLSDEQIAAVATHEMNSWGNGFGQVSAQQVAQVRGGGQAQQGQQPAQQQARQPAQQQAQQQGQQQAQQPSQQLSQPTTQQSGQPQQTSSQQAQVTAQQTGDQLRIEITVPADSVPLTFTIDVQQAGRGRSEPQGGEGQQGGQTDQQPAGQQQAPRQSQPAMGQQQSQQGQPRTEQQSDRPGQPQNRSEGRRQDQPQQIGFTQAQARQGGQEYFDHCAVCHGNDLLGRASYPAVAGEEFLDHWQGRSVQELFDFVSSRMPQDRPGTLGHQTYVDLIAFLLQQYGFTPGGQELQPSEADLASVQLPAPSGQPGVQSGGGQQEGPPEGDQEGDSGQGRQQNQ
- a CDS encoding methanol/ethanol family PQQ-dependent dehydrogenase, coding for MFERLMHCLAIAAVLAFGVAQQEGPAQQQDQRGEQTQSEQQDQQSPEGAQEQQDQGGQEQQDQGGEEGPPEGGQDTQPARTIDDYTAVTDERLLEPEPANWLHYRRTYNGWGYSPLDQINRQNVSNLVPAWTYSTGVIEGHEAPPIVNDGVMFVSTPENQVIALDAATGDKLWEYERDLPHDLFQLHPTSRGVGLYGDKVYLATLDTYLVALDARTGEVVWEKQVEDHRKGYYMTLAPLVANGKVMVGVSGGELGVRGFVQAFDAETGESVWKTYTIPGEGEEGNDTWPGDTWQHGGAPIWITGIFDPELNLTYWGTGNAAPWIGESRPGDNLYTASVVAMDADTGEIEGHFQYHWNGSWDWDEVASPIAVEFERDGETIKGLVHAARDGYLWFLERSEDGISFVDAREYVFQNVFESIDPETGRPEYDPEHKAGVGEQASFCPSTWGGKDWPPIAYSPQTEYVYIPANENLCSRLVGVEEQYVAGLTYFGARSEFYVREGADHVGELQAWNVNTGEQVWTHEFEGSHTWGPVLATGGGLVFTGGTNDRMFRAFDAETGEVLWQQRTNSGVIGVPVSYEVDGTQYVAVQSGWGVDAVRMQDSIAAQLGGPWDVSVPQGGVVWVFALKEQVGDLGSQRSGGAQAEDEDSGQEEAAAPDEQPEQPKDGEQPQEQPAEGGQQEDEVR